Proteins co-encoded in one Desulfitobacterium hafniense DCB-2 genomic window:
- the putP gene encoding sodium/proline symporter PutP — MIAFSVIFYMVMMLAIGYYSYKRTTNLSDYMIGGRTLGPAVTALSAGASDMSGWLMMGLPGAMFAAGISSGWIVVGLTIGAYFNWLYVAPRLRSYTEIASNSITIPSFLGHRFRDTSHVIRLVSALVIIIFFTFYVSSGLVSGAVLFNTTFGIGYHTGLWLILLVIVGYTLIGGFLAVSFTDFVQGLIMVTALTMVPVVTLWHSGGLGSSFTTIQTIDPALLNIFTGTSVIGIISLLAWGLGYFGQPHIIVRFMAISSVSEIKKSRRIGMSWMVFSEVGAMLTGLLGIAYFATHGLTLADPETVFIELGKILFHPIVTGLLISAILAAIMSTISSQLLVTSSSLTEDIYRILFHREAKDKELVFVSRLCVLLVALLATYLAWTQNDTILNLVGYAWAGFGSAFGPVILLSLYWKRMNKWGALAGMIVGSATVILWEQFPTFAAVYEMIPGFIMGLLSIIIVSLLTTEPSQEILDEFAKSAAETKGN, encoded by the coding sequence GTGATTGCTTTTTCGGTCATTTTCTATATGGTCATGATGCTGGCCATCGGGTATTATTCTTACAAAAGAACCACAAACCTATCCGATTACATGATTGGAGGACGAACCCTGGGCCCTGCGGTCACAGCTTTAAGCGCCGGTGCCTCGGATATGAGCGGCTGGCTCATGATGGGGCTGCCAGGGGCTATGTTCGCTGCGGGAATCAGTTCCGGCTGGATTGTGGTCGGACTTACCATCGGCGCTTATTTCAACTGGCTCTATGTAGCTCCCCGCCTGCGTTCTTACACAGAAATCGCCAGCAATTCCATTACCATCCCTTCTTTCCTTGGCCATCGTTTTCGTGATACTTCCCATGTGATCCGTTTAGTTTCCGCACTTGTTATTATCATTTTCTTTACTTTCTATGTTTCTTCCGGTTTGGTTTCCGGCGCCGTCCTCTTTAATACCACCTTTGGCATCGGTTACCATACGGGGCTTTGGCTGATTCTTCTGGTCATCGTGGGGTATACCCTGATCGGGGGATTCTTAGCGGTCAGCTTTACAGACTTTGTCCAGGGATTAATCATGGTCACCGCTTTAACCATGGTGCCGGTGGTCACCCTCTGGCACAGCGGCGGCCTCGGCTCTTCCTTCACCACCATTCAAACCATTGATCCGGCACTCTTGAATATCTTCACCGGAACCAGTGTCATCGGTATCATCTCTCTTCTGGCCTGGGGTTTAGGCTATTTCGGCCAGCCCCATATTATTGTCCGTTTTATGGCCATCTCTTCGGTAAGCGAAATCAAAAAATCCCGCCGTATCGGCATGAGTTGGATGGTCTTTTCCGAAGTGGGGGCTATGCTTACCGGTCTCCTGGGAATCGCTTACTTTGCCACCCATGGCCTGACTCTGGCCGATCCTGAGACAGTGTTTATCGAGCTGGGAAAAATCCTCTTCCATCCCATCGTCACCGGGCTCCTGATCTCCGCTATTCTGGCCGCCATTATGAGCACTATTTCTTCGCAGCTTCTGGTGACCTCCAGCTCCCTGACCGAGGATATTTACCGGATTCTCTTCCACCGTGAGGCCAAAGATAAGGAATTGGTTTTCGTCAGCCGTCTCTGTGTTTTGCTCGTTGCTCTACTGGCCACCTATCTGGCCTGGACTCAAAACGATACCATCCTCAATCTGGTAGGCTACGCCTGGGCCGGCTTTGGTTCCGCCTTCGGCCCCGTTATTCTCCTCAGCCTCTACTGGAAACGGATGAACAAATGGGGAGCTCTGGCCGGTATGATCGTGGGCTCTGCCACCGTAATCCTTTGGGAGCAGTTCCCGACCTTCGCCGCCGTCTATGAAATGATCCCCGGCTTTATCATGGGCTTGCTTTCGATCATTATCGTCAGTCTGCTGACCACTGAGCCCTCCCAAGAGATCCTGGATGAGTTTGCTAAATCTGCAGCTGAGACAAAAGGTAACTAA
- a CDS encoding Na(+)/H(+) antiporter subunit F1 yields the protein MIEGILFWVIFLSLCFSTLSILITIYRCLKGPTASDRVQALDVLGINIIASVAIFSVLLRTTAFFEVILLIGILSFIGTIAFARFIERGIVIERQHFD from the coding sequence ATGATCGAGGGAATCTTATTCTGGGTTATATTTTTATCCTTATGTTTCTCAACCCTTTCCATCCTGATAACGATTTACCGTTGCCTCAAAGGGCCCACGGCCTCTGACCGCGTGCAAGCCCTGGATGTGCTGGGCATTAACATTATTGCCTCGGTAGCCATTTTTTCCGTGCTCCTCAGGACCACCGCTTTTTTTGAAGTGATTTTATTGATCGGGATTCTGTCCTTTATCGGAACCATCGCTTTCGCACGCTTTATCGAGAGGGGGATTGTCATTGAACGGCAGCACTTTGATTGA
- the aroF gene encoding 3-deoxy-7-phosphoheptulonate synthase produces MYGQWFVGYNIKKFFCAVSGKTESPRLSSQEEGAVDYYIRGFGVMNLPLVGLKDERSTIRIGDTTIGAREVVLMAGPCAVESGEQMRAAAQGVKAAGGKILRGGVYKPRTSPYSFQGLGEEGIDYLREAAAEYGLLTVTEVMDERSLDVLVDKVDILQVGSRNMQNFHLLKLLGEVRNPVILKRGLAATVEEWLAAAEYILAGGNAQVILCERGIRTFEPSTRNTLDLSAVSLVKVLSHLPVIVDPSHAAGRVDIIPALAKAAVAVGADGLLIEVHPHPEEAQSDGMQSLTPEQFARLAAELRPIAQSVGRSMAHSPKA; encoded by the coding sequence TTGTATGGGCAATGGTTTGTGGGATATAATATAAAGAAATTTTTCTGCGCAGTGAGCGGTAAGACAGAAAGTCCACGGCTTTCATCTCAGGAAGAGGGCGCCGTGGACTATTATATCAGGGGGTTTGGAGTTATGAATTTGCCTTTAGTGGGGTTAAAGGATGAACGAAGTACGATCAGGATAGGGGATACGACTATCGGAGCCCGTGAGGTCGTGCTGATGGCCGGTCCTTGTGCCGTGGAATCCGGAGAACAGATGCGGGCCGCTGCCCAAGGGGTCAAAGCAGCCGGCGGCAAGATTTTAAGAGGGGGAGTCTATAAGCCCCGCACTTCCCCCTATAGCTTCCAGGGGTTAGGGGAAGAAGGAATAGACTATCTGAGGGAAGCTGCAGCGGAATATGGACTTCTTACTGTGACGGAGGTTATGGATGAACGCAGCCTGGATGTGCTGGTGGATAAAGTGGATATTCTGCAGGTAGGGTCCCGCAACATGCAAAACTTCCACCTTCTTAAGCTGCTGGGGGAGGTAAGAAACCCGGTGATTCTGAAGCGGGGCCTGGCGGCCACGGTGGAGGAATGGCTTGCGGCTGCAGAATATATCTTAGCCGGCGGGAATGCTCAGGTGATTCTTTGCGAGCGGGGGATTCGCACCTTTGAGCCCAGCACCCGCAATACCCTGGACCTCAGTGCGGTGAGCCTGGTGAAAGTGCTTTCCCATCTGCCGGTCATTGTGGATCCCAGCCATGCGGCTGGGAGGGTGGATATCATTCCTGCTTTAGCCAAGGCCGCTGTAGCGGTAGGAGCCGATGGGCTGCTGATCGAAGTCCATCCCCATCCTGAGGAAGCCCAAAGCGACGGGATGCAATCTCTGACTCCGGAGCAGTTTGCCCGACTCGCCGCAGAGCTCCGGCCCATCGCTCAAAGCGTCGGACGAAGTATGGCTCATTCTCCAAAGGCCTGA
- a CDS encoding Na+/H+ antiporter subunit E, translating into MQVLINLFIGVLWMFLQDDWSILTFASGYLFGILVLFILRRFLDSKFYLFTLHAVIQLFFLFIYELFTSSILVLREIIKPQIDIKPGIISFATSLESDMEVTLLALLLTLTPGSVVMEITPDKKLFYIHAMDIPELSDAVIRSKEKFEEAIKKVTRP; encoded by the coding sequence ATGCAGGTGCTAATCAATTTATTTATCGGGGTTTTATGGATGTTTCTTCAGGATGATTGGAGCATCTTAACCTTTGCCAGCGGGTATTTATTTGGTATATTGGTCCTCTTCATTTTGCGGCGCTTTCTTGACAGCAAATTCTACCTTTTTACCTTGCACGCCGTTATACAGCTCTTTTTTCTCTTTATCTATGAGCTTTTCACCTCCAGCATCCTGGTGCTCCGGGAAATCATCAAACCGCAGATCGATATTAAGCCGGGAATTATATCCTTCGCAACCAGCCTGGAATCGGATATGGAAGTCACCCTTCTGGCACTCCTCCTTACTCTAACCCCAGGCTCCGTGGTGATGGAGATCACTCCGGATAAGAAGCTGTTCTATATCCACGCCATGGATATTCCCGAGCTCAGTGACGCGGTGATCCGCTCTAAGGAAAAGTTCGAAGAAGCTATTAAGAAGGTGACGCGACCATGA
- a CDS encoding DNA polymerase IV has translation MSKSIIFHIDVNSAYLSWEAVYRLQQGDPLDLRTIPSVVGGDPLTRHGIVLAKSIPAKEYAIKTGETLYSALAKCPDLIIARPNYLLFRQCSEALSLILRDYSPLIQQFSVDEYFLDFTAMDLLFGDPLATAYKIKERIRNELGFTVNIGISTNKLLAKMASELQKPDQVHTLFPEEIAEKMWPLPVGELFMVGRATTRQLLSRNIKTIGELAHTDPRLLKGIMKSHGLLIWNYAHGIENSPVRPGGRVAVKGMGNSTTTSFDVKNRREAHLVLLSLVETVSARLRHDQYFARLISISFRTHEFLSYSHQRKLSHATDCTNELWEIACQLFDELWKGQPLRHLGVRASELCQNDFLQFSFFTKDYERDRKVDQAVDIIRQRFGSQAIMRSSYLHSGLKSMTGGVIAEEEYPAMTSLL, from the coding sequence TTGAGCAAATCGATCATTTTTCATATTGATGTTAACTCGGCCTACCTTTCCTGGGAAGCCGTCTATCGCCTTCAGCAGGGAGATCCTCTGGATTTAAGGACTATCCCTTCCGTGGTGGGCGGCGATCCCTTGACCCGGCACGGGATTGTTCTGGCCAAGTCGATCCCGGCTAAGGAATATGCTATTAAAACCGGGGAGACTTTATACTCCGCCCTCGCCAAATGTCCGGACCTGATCATTGCCAGGCCTAATTATCTCCTCTTCCGTCAGTGCAGCGAGGCTCTAAGCCTTATTTTAAGAGACTATTCCCCTCTAATCCAACAGTTTTCCGTGGACGAATATTTTCTGGACTTCACCGCCATGGACCTTCTCTTTGGGGACCCTCTGGCTACCGCTTATAAAATCAAGGAGCGAATCAGGAACGAGCTGGGCTTTACCGTAAATATCGGTATTTCCACCAATAAACTGTTGGCAAAGATGGCTTCCGAACTCCAAAAACCCGACCAAGTCCATACCTTATTCCCTGAAGAGATTGCTGAGAAAATGTGGCCCTTACCCGTGGGGGAACTCTTCATGGTCGGAAGGGCAACCACCCGCCAGCTCCTCTCCCGCAATATCAAAACCATCGGAGAGCTGGCGCACACCGACCCTCGCCTCTTGAAAGGGATCATGAAAAGTCACGGCCTGCTGATTTGGAATTATGCTCACGGCATTGAAAACTCCCCCGTCCGCCCCGGCGGCCGGGTAGCGGTCAAAGGCATGGGCAATTCCACCACCACATCCTTCGATGTAAAAAACCGCAGAGAGGCTCACCTGGTTCTTCTCTCCCTTGTGGAAACGGTCAGCGCCCGCTTAAGGCATGATCAATACTTTGCCCGGCTGATATCCATTTCCTTTCGAACCCATGAATTCCTTTCCTATTCCCATCAACGCAAACTCTCCCACGCTACAGACTGTACCAATGAGCTATGGGAGATTGCCTGCCAGCTCTTTGACGAATTATGGAAAGGTCAGCCCCTGAGACATCTGGGAGTCCGGGCCTCTGAGCTCTGTCAAAACGATTTCCTGCAGTTTTCCTTTTTCACTAAGGATTACGAGCGGGATCGGAAAGTGGACCAGGCTGTCGATATCATTCGCCAGCGCTTTGGCTCTCAGGCTATTATGCGCTCCTCTTATCTCCACTCCGGCCTTAAATCCATGACTGGGGGAGTCATCGCTGAAGAGGAGTATCCGGCCATGACCAGCCTGCTTTAG
- the mnhG gene encoding monovalent cation/H(+) antiporter subunit G, translating to MSLNGSTLIELGIGIIILMGTIFGFLSAIGFIRLPDVYNRAHALAKSSTLGVLFVLLGTFLFFLFVEDYFSIKLFLGIFFVFLTSPVSSHVICRSAYRAQVPLAKASVRDDLKEVLEKA from the coding sequence TTGTCATTGAACGGCAGCACTTTGATTGAGTTAGGTATCGGGATCATTATTTTAATGGGAACCATCTTCGGCTTCCTCAGTGCCATTGGCTTCATTCGTCTCCCGGATGTCTATAATCGTGCCCATGCTCTCGCCAAAAGCTCTACCTTAGGAGTATTATTTGTTCTGCTGGGAACCTTCCTCTTTTTCTTATTTGTGGAGGATTATTTCAGCATCAAATTATTCCTGGGCATTTTCTTTGTGTTTCTGACCTCTCCCGTTTCCTCCCATGTGATCTGCCGCTCTGCCTATCGTGCCCAGGTCCCTTTGGCTAAGGCAAGCGTTCGCGACGATTTGAAAGAAGTGCTGGAGAAAGCTTAA
- a CDS encoding NAD(P)/FAD-dependent oxidoreductase: MKKYNVIIVGAGPAGIFASYELATQAPESAVLLIEKGRDIYKRSCPILKKTLSKCPPPNKQREFASCTPACSITNGFGGAGAYSDGKFNITTEFGGWLTEYLPPSEVLSLIHYVDQINLKHGATSSLTDPSTPTVKEIERKALGAGLKLLRAQVRHLGTELNLEILKDIYEYLKGKIDMVFETEVADIMTAEAEGHLQVKGIRTNKGEEYYAPKVVVVPGRDGSEWFKDVLKKYNLEMSSNQVDVGVRVETLDTIMEDINENLYEGKFLYRTSVGTTVRSFCSNPSGHVVIENHTGVMLANGHAYRDKNLGSHNTNFALLVSHNFSYPFNKPTEYAKNISRLANDLSNGSVLLQTFGDIMKGRRSTEKRVKESFVEPTLKEAVPGNLGLVLPYSTMKSIIEMIEALDKVTPGIASEHTLLYGVEAKFYSSRPKLKNNFETEIAGLYAGGDGAGITRGLAQAEACGVKIARNIIEENS, translated from the coding sequence TTGAAAAAGTATAATGTGATCATCGTTGGGGCAGGCCCCGCCGGAATTTTTGCCAGTTATGAATTAGCGACGCAAGCTCCTGAATCTGCTGTTCTTTTGATTGAAAAAGGACGGGATATCTATAAACGCAGTTGTCCTATTTTGAAAAAGACTCTTTCGAAATGTCCGCCCCCCAATAAGCAAAGAGAGTTCGCCAGCTGCACTCCTGCCTGCTCTATTACCAACGGTTTTGGCGGTGCGGGAGCCTATTCTGATGGGAAATTCAATATCACCACCGAGTTTGGCGGATGGCTCACCGAGTATTTGCCTCCTTCGGAGGTGTTGAGCCTCATTCACTATGTGGATCAGATTAACTTAAAGCATGGAGCGACCAGTTCACTGACCGATCCCAGCACTCCTACGGTAAAGGAGATTGAGAGAAAGGCCCTGGGAGCCGGCTTGAAGCTGCTCCGGGCCCAAGTCCGCCATCTGGGAACAGAATTAAACCTGGAAATCCTCAAGGATATTTATGAGTACCTCAAAGGAAAAATCGACATGGTGTTCGAAACGGAAGTCGCCGATATTATGACCGCTGAAGCGGAAGGACACCTGCAGGTTAAAGGCATCCGTACCAATAAGGGAGAGGAGTATTATGCTCCTAAAGTAGTCGTGGTTCCCGGACGGGATGGTTCGGAATGGTTCAAGGATGTCTTGAAGAAGTACAATCTGGAAATGAGCAGCAACCAGGTGGATGTGGGGGTTCGGGTAGAAACCCTGGATACCATCATGGAAGATATTAACGAGAATTTGTATGAAGGGAAATTTCTCTATCGGACCTCTGTAGGGACTACGGTGAGAAGCTTCTGCAGCAATCCTTCCGGCCATGTGGTTATTGAGAATCATACCGGGGTTATGCTGGCCAATGGCCATGCTTACCGAGATAAGAATCTGGGCAGCCATAATACCAATTTTGCCCTGCTGGTATCCCATAACTTCTCCTATCCTTTCAACAAGCCTACGGAGTATGCCAAGAACATTTCCCGGCTGGCTAATGATTTATCCAACGGCAGCGTGCTGCTGCAGACCTTTGGGGACATCATGAAGGGCCGCCGTTCCACAGAGAAGCGGGTCAAAGAAAGTTTTGTGGAGCCCACCCTCAAAGAAGCTGTACCTGGTAATTTAGGGTTGGTGCTTCCTTATTCCACCATGAAGAGCATCATTGAGATGATTGAGGCCCTGGATAAAGTGACGCCTGGTATAGCCTCTGAGCACACCTTGCTTTATGGCGTGGAAGCCAAGTTCTACTCTTCCCGTCCCAAGCTGAAAAATAACTTTGAGACGGAGATTGCAGGACTTTATGCCGGGGGAGACGGAGCGGGAATTACCCGGGGACTGGCTCAGGCCGAGGCCTGCGGAGTGAAAATCGCGCGCAATATCATTGAGGAAAACAGCTAA